The sequence CGTAAAGACCCCATATGTTAGCCCGATAGTTTATCTTGTGTGGCGGAACGCTGTGCTTTTCTCCATGTCTTGCTAAAAATACAATTTCCTCATTTTTGTAAGTTCCAATTTTTACTTTAACTTCCCCATAAGGGGTTTTCACTTTTTCTTCCCTTATATTTTCAAGAAGTTTTGGATCGTAAACTCCAGACCCGCCTATTATTGCTATTTTTACCATCAGTACCACCAGAAAAAGTTTGAAGAACAAGGATTTAAAGCTAATGCCTCAAAATCACAATAATTCCAAGAGAATACTACCTCGAGATTGACTTGACAAAGTATCACTACTTGCATCCTCTCCTTGAGGAAATCAAAGAGGGAAAAGCAAAGCTTGGTGGCTTGTTTTTATTTCCAGACAAACTCGTCCTAAACTTTGTGAAAACTGTAGAATACTTTGAGCCAAGAGACTGGATGAGTATAGACATAAACCTGACAAACGTTACAGTCCTCGCTGGATTAACAGTTTACAGGTTTGACACTAGGGAGCTTTATCACGTTCACAGAGTTTACGAGGAGAAGAGGCAGAAAATTCAAAAAATTTCCGCATGGAATAGAAGATTGAGCACAGAGCTGCTGAAAAAGTACTTCGGAAGGGAGAAAAACCGAGCAAGAGATTTCTTGCACAAGTTATCTAATAAAATTGTTGAAATTGCTAGGGAAAACGGATGGGTATAATCCTTGAGGAAATCCTTGAGGACTTGAATGACATAAAGGAGAGGGTTTTGAACGGTTCAAAGAGTTTGAATAGGAAGCTTTCCAAGTGGAATGCTCGTGAACTGCAAAGATTAATTGAGTACAAGGCGAGGTGGTTTGGTGTTCCGGTTGTTTATGTTAATCCGAGGAATTCTTCCCGGGTTTGCCCCGCATGCGGGGGGTTGGCTAATACCCCAAGAGGGGTGGTTAATGAAGTGTTCCTGTGGCTTTATTGAGGATAGGGATTTTATTGCTGTTTTGAACCTTCGGATGTGGGGCTCAGGGGTTACCCCGAAAGGGCTAGAGGTTTCGAGGGCTTCAACGCCCAATGAAGGGCCAATGAAGACCAACCCCTACGGGATCATGGCAGTAGAAAAACAAAGAATTGGGATGAAATTCCATAAAATTACACTAACTTCCCCGTAGGGAGAACCCCCTTGAAATCAAGCAAAAACATCTTAACAATTTTGCGATTTTTATTCATAAAAGACGGAAAGGAATACGTCAAAAAACGAACTAGCTGAGTTCATCATAAACTACGCTAACAACCTCGCCATCGTCTAACGAGACAAAGCTGACCTTTATTTTTTTACCAGTTTTTGGATCTACTACAATAAAATCAGGTTTCTTAAGGTATTCACTTGAAGGAACGCGCCAAACATCGTCGTAATGGAGTTTTAGTTCCTTCATAAACTTCTTTAAATCTTTCTTAATCATCGTAGGCATAGGTATCACCAATGGATTATACAACTTCAAAGTATAAAAGGCTTTCTAATCGATGCTTGTCAAGAATAATATCGTCAAATGCCTATATGCACAGCATGCTCCCCCGAGGAACTCCTAACTCCCTTGTCACCGACGAACATTTGGCCTTTAGCAGATGAAAAACACGCTTATCCTTGATTTCGCTAAGGGTTTCAAAGCCAGTTGAAATTATTGTTCCAAGTTAATCGAACCTCGCAGCTTTTTCCAGATGAGGGAAGTTTTCCCTGATCTTTTTCAAAAAGAGCCTGTCAAAGTAGATTTCACCGCAGTTGTCGGTAAAATACAGCAAAACCCTAACATTTTCAAGCTTTTTAAAGAGCTCCTCCGAGCGGTCTAAATAAAGCTCCTCTTTAACCAGCTCCATTACATCTTTCTTGTAGCTAACGGCAAAATCAATAACATTTCCCACTATTGCAAGTTTCAACGCGGTTTTGAGGTCAATTTCTGTACTGCTCTCGATTTCATTCAAAACTTTTTCTGCCCGCTTATTGAAAGCTTCTTTATAGACTTTAAATGGGTCCCGAACCCTAAGGAATGCATAGAGTTCAAGAAATCTTACTGGAGATTATCGCGGGTATCGAGTCTTCCTCAAGCTTTCCCATGAGCTTTGCACTGAAAATGGCAGCTTTCTTTCTCTTTGCTAAGTCTTCTGTTGCAATCTCAATATCCTTTGACGTTGGTTTGCAATACATGTGAAGCATTCATAGTGAATCTTCATGCCTACCTCCTCAAGGTTCGCAATAGGTTTAAAAAGCATTGACCGAACATTTGTTCGGTGGTGATTGTGGAGGTAATAGAGAAGGCAAAATTCGGGAAGTTCCATTACATACTTCTTGCCATACTTGGAACGGTATGGGCATTTATAGCAGTGAACACTCTATCCGTAAGCTTTGTCATTCCTTTACTAAGCAAAGAGCCGGCATTTCAGGGAAGCCTGAGCAAACTTGGGGCAATGGGCTCTGCGGCATTGTGGGGAATGCTCTTTGGTGCATGGTTTTTTGGTATAGTTGCAGATTACATAGGAAGAAGAAACGCTTTAGCAATAGCAGTTTCGCTTTTTGGACTGGGAAGCGTTGTGAGTAGCTTCGCTAATAGCTTAGATCAGCTTATTGCTCTTAGGTTTATAGTTGGGCTCGGACTGGGGGGAGCCTTACCCGTTGCAAGCTCTTACTTTGCCGAGTTCATGCCCGCAAAAATCAGGGGTGCTATGATATCCATTTTGGAAAGCTTCTGGGCCATCGGCACAATAATAATAGGGATAGTCGCAATCCTCTTAAAAGCTAGCTGGAGGAGCATACTTCTATTTGGTGGGAGCGTATTGGTTTTGCTACCGCTGATACTCTGGCTCCCAGAGTCCCCAAGATTTTTAGCCCTCAAAGGAAAAACAAAAGAAGCTGAGAAAGTTATAGAAAGAATATTTGGAAGAAAAGCTGAAGTCAAAGTGCAAGAAAGCAAGCAGGTAAAGGTAACAATAATAGAGTTATGGAAGAAGTACGGCAAAACAACACTAATGCTTTCAATTGCATGGTTCAGCATAGCTTTCGCTTACTACGGCTTTTTCATATGGCTTCCAAAGTTTTTAGCGGCAACCTTGGAGATAACTGTCTTCAAGAGCTTTCAGTACTTTATAATAACCGCCGTAGCCCAGCTGCCAGGATACTGGAGCGCAGCTTATCTCCTTGAGAAGATAGGAAGAAAGAAAACACTTTCCGCTTATTTGCTGCTTTCGGGCTTAGCTGGAGTAATGTTCTATTACTACGCCAGTTCGGGAAACGTATATGCGATACTCACAAGCGCAGTTCTCTTCAGTTTCTTCAACCTCGGAGCATGGGGGGCTATATACGCCTACACTCCTGAGCTTTATCCAACAGAAATCAGGGGAACCGGAGCAGGATGGGCTGGAGGAATGGGAAGAATCGGAGGAGGGTTAGCTCCAATACTGGCCGGAAAAATTATGGAATCTTCAACCGTTGGAGTAGCAGTGCTAGTAATCGCCGTGATTTCGATTGTGGGAGCCTTGGACGTTTTTGTCCTTGGAAAAGAAACTAAAGGAACGGAATTAATATAGGATGTCCAGGAATTCAAGCTCGTCAATTATGGGCTTTCTTTTTCTTTTTTTCAAGCTCCCTCATATAGAGGTAATCATAAAGCTTTGATATTATCTCCATTTCTCTCACCTCCTTTCTTTTTTGAGCTCTCACTCGAATATTATTAAATTAATCAGTTTAAAAACATTTTGAGGCCTTTTTTTAGCTATGAATGAGCACCAAAATACAAAACTCCCGTAAAAAAGGCAGGATGACTATGTTTAAGGTTCAATGCACATATTTTGACAATTAAAAGAGCTCTTCGGAGATTTCTTTCTTCAAATGGATACGTCAATACAATGATTAAAGACCTAAGGATTATAAACCTACGAACAGCCTTACATATGGTGGAGAAAAATGGTACTGGACAAACTCGGCCAGTCACTCAATAATGCCCTGAGAAAACTCGCGCGTGCAAGCAGCGTTGATGAGGCCCTCGTGAGAGAGGTAGTTAGAGATATCCAGAGAGCTCTGCTTACGAGTGATGTTAACGTTCGTCTCGTTCTTGACCTTACTAAGAAGATTGAAAAAAGGGCTTTAGAAGAAAGGCCACCGGCTGGAGTTTCCAAAAAGGAGCATATAATCAAGATAGTTTATGAAGAGCTAACTAATTTTTTGGGAAAGGAGGCAAAGCCCATAGAAATAAAAGAAAAACCCACTGTTCTCTTAACGGTTGGTATTCAAGGATCTGGAAAAACCACAAGTGTGGCAAAACTTGCGAGGTACTTCCAAAAGCATGGGTATAAAGTCGGCCTTGTGTGCTCTGATACTTGGCGTCCAGGGGCTTATTCCCAGCTAAAACAGCTGGTAGAGCCATATGGAATTGAGGTTTTTGGAAACCCTGAGGAAAAAGATGCAGTGAAGCTTGCTAGAGAGGGAGTAGAGCAATTCAAGAAGAAAGGTGTAGATGTAATAATAGTTGACTCCGCAGGAAGGCACAAGGAAGAAAAAGGACTCATAGAGGAGATGAAACAAATAAGCGAAGCAATTAACCCTCATGAGGTCATCTTGGTAATCGACGGAACAATTGGACAGCAGGCATACAATCAGGCGTTGGCCTTTAAGGAAGCAACCCCCATAGGCTCTATAATCGTTACCAAGCTCGATGGTTCGGCAAAGGGTGGAGGTGCCCTCTCTGCTGTTGTAGCCACTGGAGCCCCGATAAAGTTCATCGGTGTAGGCGAGAAGATAGATGATTTGGAACCCTTTGACCCGAAGCGTTTTGTCTCAAGGCTTTTAGGATTGGGAGACATTCAAGGCTTACTTGAGAAGTTCGAAGAGCTTAGCAAGGAGACTGAGTTCACAGAAGAAGACGTTGAAAAATTCTTGAAGGGGAAGTTTAGCCTCAAAGACATGTATGCCCAGCTAGAAGCGATGAGAAAAATGGGACCACTGCAGCAAATACTAAAGATGATCCCCGGATTGGGATACTCCATTCCAGACGAAGTTATTAAGGTCAGTGAAGAGAGATTGAAAAAGTTTAAGGTCATCATGGACTCTATGACAGAAGAAGAGCTTGAAAATCCTGAGATAATAAACTATTCAAGAATTAAGAGAATAGCGAGAGGTTCTGGAACAAGCACAAAAGATGTGAAGGAATTGCTCAATCAATACAAGCAAATGAAAAAATTCTTTAAGGGTATGGACAAAAGAAAATTGGCCAAGATGGCCAGGAAGTTCAACTTTGGAGGGTTAGGCATATGATAGAGGCTTTTGTTCTAATTATTGTAAAGCCCGGAAATGAGGATAAGGTTTATGAGAAGCTAAAGGGCACCCCACAGGTAAAGGAGATATACAAGGTCTACGGAGAATATGACATAATTGCGAGGATTGAGGTAGAGAACATTAAAGAGCTGGATCACTTTCACGATGAAATTTTAAGAAGAATAAACGAGATAGAGATGACCGAAACGTTAATAGCAAGCTCCTACAGGGGTTGAGGTGATAGAGTAGTGAAGAAAAGGTGGGTAGCAACAATAAATTTGGAAAGCCTGCGGGTTGAAAGCGACCCCTCTTTTAGATTTAAATGCCTCCAGTGTGCCCGCTGTTGCATGAACCTTGAGGTACCTCTTAGAGACGAGGACATCACAAGGATAGAGGATATTGGATTTAACGCGTGGGAATTTGTAGATTATGAAAAGATGTTCTATAGGGGGGACAAATTTCTGGGGTACGGAATTAAGAAGAGACCATTTGATGATGCCTGCGTTTTTCTGGGAGAAGATGGAAAGTGTAAGATATATCCCAACCGACCATTGGCATGCAAGCTCTACCCCTTTATCCTAGTCAAGCACGGGTTTACAATCGATGTATACGTAAAGGAAGATTCATTCTGTAAAGGTGTCAACCATCCAGATGGAGACCCCATAGACTTGGACTTTGTAATGAGGTATTTTGGTGAGGTAATATCCGAATATCGACAAAAAATGGGAATTTCCAACCACCAAAATAAACCAGCAAATCTTACAATTTGACCCAAAACCGAAACTTATTTATACATTTTCTTGTCAATGTTATCTTACCAGCAGGAGGTGAGAGCTTGAGTCAAATAGAAGCAGTTAAAGAGAAACTTCGCGTCATCAGGATTTTAAGGCTTCTAAAAAAGAGCTACACCTATGAGGAGCTCTCAAGGATTACTGGACTCCCCATAACGGTACTTAACAGATACGTTAGGGGGAAGGTGCTCCCAAGTACCAAACGTGCTAAAGAACTAATAGAGATTCTTTCTCCTTATGTGAATCTTGAGGAAGAAGTTAGAAAGAGAATAGTTTTTGATAAGCATGGATTGTTTGATAACCTGAAAATCCTCAGCGATACAGATTTAATGAGTCTTATTGCTGAAAATGTTGCCTCAAAGTACATGGAAATAGACATAGACAAAATATTAACGGCTGCAACGGATGGTATTCCTTTAGCAGTCCACATCGGAAACGAGCTTGGAGTAGATGTAGTCTACGCAAAGAAAAAGAAAGAAGTTGGTGTTGAGAAGTTTTACGAGGTCAATTATGTCTCAAGTTCTTCGGGAAGCGTTATGACGCTTTATCTCCCTTCTTGGGCCATTAAAAAAGGAGACAAAGTCCTCATAGTCGACGACGTTGTGAGGAGTGGAGAAACTCAAAGGGCCCTCATAGAGATGTGCAGGCAGGCAACTGCAACGCCTGTAGGAATGTTCTTCCTTATAAGTGCCGGCAATGCAATAGACAGAATAAAGGAAGAATACAACATCCCTGTGGAAGTTATGGTAAGGCTTTGATCCTTCATTATTTATTATTTGGAGGACTTCAAATGGAGAATTTAGAAAACGAAGATAGATTCATGATATATAATGTGGACGGAAAAAGCATAATGGTGAAAGCAAGGCTCAGTGAAGAGTTTGACTTTGTTTGCAGTGAAGAAGAATGTGGGAAGAGGCTGGAGCTCCACGGTGTTATAAAAATTGTGCCTCTTCAAGAATATTGGAAAGTCCTAAAAGAGACTGTGAACGAAAATGAGGAATTTCACGTTATAGAAACCCTAAATCCCATACCGCTTATTTTCGAAGGCACAGTAAATGGAAAAAGAGTAAAGCTACCAGTTGAAACTCTGCAGAGCCTAGCAAGAAGATTCGTGAGAAATTTCCTAGACCTTTAGCGTTAAGTCCTCTTTAACTATATCCATCGCGACATGAGTGTACGTCTTTTCCACGCCATCTATTCTCAAAAGCTTTTTGACGAATTTATTCATATCTTCCCTTCCTTTGAATTTTGCAATGACTATTATGTCATACTCTCCCGTAACATCGTAAACGCACACCACATGGGGGTCTTTGGCTATTTCCTTTTCAATATCAATGATTCTCTTTCCTTGAGCTTTAACCCCAATTATCGTCGTAAGGTCATACCCCAGCTTAGCGTAATCTAACTTTGGAGCAAATCCCAGGATTACACCCTCTTCCTCGAGCCTCTTTATCCTGTTATATACTGTTCCCACGGCAACTCCGACTTCTTTCGCTATCTCTCTATAGGAAAGCCGGGCATCTTTTTGAAGAATGGAAATTATTTTTCTATCCAGCTCATCCACCATCAGCCACACCAGTGAAACTTTTAAGAGGGAGTTTAAATACCCTTTGATTTTTGTTAAATTATTTTGTTTAACAAAAGGTTTATAAATCGACAAGAGAGGATAAAAAACGGGAATGGACCGGTAGCCTAGCCAGGATAGGGCATCGGCCTCCTAAGCCGAGGGTCCGGGGTTCAAATCCCCGCCGGTCCGCCATAAATTCGTTTCTTGATCAGGTTTTAAAGTTCTGAAGCAAGAAAAAAGATTTTTACTAAGAAGAGCTCAAAAAACTGTTCTGTCTCAGATGTGATGGCCATCATCACCCTTCAGTGCCGGGCTCGACCATCATCGACATTGATACATATTCCCAGAAACTTAAGAGTTTTTCGACAAAGTTAAAAACTTCTACAAGGATTCTTTTCTGGTGATGCTCATGATCAAAATCAAAGTCATTGGGAGAAAAATAGAGAAAGAGCTGGAGTATCAAGAGGGCATGAAAGTCAAAGACGTCCTAAGGGCAGTAGGATTCAACACAGAAAGTGCCATAGCCAAGGTAAACGGAAAAGTTGCCTTAGAGGATGATCCCGTTAAAGACAACGATTACGTTGAAATCATCCCAGTAGTGTCTGGAGGATAAACGGCTTCCCCAAATTCTTCCAAATTTTGAAGAACTGCTTCAGCCAAAAGAATAAATGGTTGAAAGAAAGAAATCATCCAAGCCTTTCTTTCATGAACTTCTCTAAGTTGTCCATGGCCTCTTCTAAGACAGGCACTGGTGGTAGGAATATTGAGCGGAAGTGCATTTCTCCACCTTCTCCAAAGCCAGATCCATGAACAAAGAGCACATGGGCGTTGTGAAGCACGTCAAGGACGAACTCCTTGTCACTCTTCCATGGTCCCTCTTCAATCTTGGGGAAGATGTAGAATGCTCCCTGGGGCTTTTGTGTGCTTATTCCAGGCATCTCGCTAAGGCGCTTGTAGATGTAGTCTCTCCTCTCTTTGAGCTTCGCCATGTACTCCTCAAGGTAGTCCATGGGGCCCCTAAGCCCTGCTATTGCCGCTTTTTGAGCTGGGGTGTTCGGACAGATCCTTATCCTTGCGAGCTTCCCTATAGCTTCTCTAACTTCGGCAAGTTTGTTCTCTGGGTCTACGAAATACATGTAGCCTAATCTCCATCCCGTTGCGAAGTAAATCTTCGAGAGACCGTTCATGACGATAACGGGAACGTCTTTAGTTAGGGAACCCGGAGAAACGTGCTTTCCTTCGTAGGTCATGAGGTCATAGATTTCATCGCTTATTATTGGCAAATCATACTCTCCGGCGAGGTCAATTATCTCCTTAAGGGTCTTCTTTTCGTAGAGGGCTCCAGTTGGGTTGTTTGGGTTTATAACGGCTATTGCCTTGGTTTTGTCGGTTATCTTTTTCCTCATATCGTCTATATCCGGTTGCCATCCTTCCTCTTCAATGGTTCTGTAGGCCTTGGGCACGCCACCATAAAACTTAACTAAGCCGACATACGGCGGATAGCTTGGGCCGGGGATCAATATCTCTTCGCCTCCATCGATAAGGGCGCCAAAGATAAATTGCAAGGCTTCAGTAACAGCCGCTGTAACTTGGACATCTTCGGGGGTAATATCAACACCGTTCTTTTTCTTTTCCCTCTCAACGATAGCCTCTCTAAGCTCTCTATCTCCCTCACTATCGCCATAATAGTTGTGTCCTTCCATTATTGCTTCACAGTATGCCTTTTTCATATGCTCTGGTGGCTGAAAATCAAACTTCACCGGATCACCGATGTTGAGCTTGATAATTTTTATTCCTTGCTTTTCAAGCTCCCTTGCGGGCAAAACAACATCCCTAATGGCATATTCAATACTCATTGCCCGTTTTGACGCTTTAATCATAGCCACACCTCCCATGTATGTCAGAATATATTAGTCTTACAAGCATAAAAGTTTTTTCCAAAATTACGGGTGGGGTTTAAAGATAGCTTTAAAAGATGAGAAGCATAGCTATTTCAGGCGATGACGATTAGCAAGCATACTGAGAAGTGATGACGTGAACACCCTCCGAGCCCTTCTATTTTTCAAAATGAAGCAAAAAGGAGCTTAAAATAGTGCGCCGTATTTGTAGAATATTTGGCAAGTTCCTTCGTAAGAAACCATGCAAGGCCCCACGGGATTCCTTGGAGTGCATTTCTTTCCAAACAGAGGACATTGCGTCGGCAATGCTAACCCTCTAAGTATGGCTCCGCATATACATCCCTTCTCTAGATCAGGCAGCTCTGGAGGCTTGACCTTATAAAATGTCCTTATCTCATAGTCTTTGTATTCCTTCTTGAGCTCCAGTCCGCTTTTTGGTATTACTCCCAATGCCCTCCACTTAGCATCAACGACGTCAAAGAGAGCCTTTATAGTTTTCTGGGCTTCAACGTTACCCTCATATTTTACGACCCTCGTGTACTGGTTCTCTATCTTTACTTCCCCTTTTCTTATCATTCTAAGGAGCATGAAAACGCCCATAAGGAAGTCAACAGGTTCAAAACCCGCAACCACCTGAGGAACTCCGTATTCTGTGGTTATGTACTCCCATCCCTTGACCCCTATTATCGTGGACACGTGCCCGGGATCAATAAGGCCATCAAAAACTGTCCCCTGCTTAATCAATGCTTCCACGGCAGGTGGAGTTAAACGGTGTACTGAATAAATCTTAAAGTTCTCTATTCCCCTATCGATTGCTTCCTTTAGTATTCCAGCCGCAGGAGCGGTTGTTGTTTCAAACCCGGGAGAAAAGTGAACCACGAGCTTATCTTTCTCTTTCAGTGCTATCTTATAGGAGTCATAAATCGAGTAAACAATTCTAACATCAAAACCCTCGCTCCTTAAGTCGGCAAAACTCCCCATTGCAGTGGGAATTTTATACATGTCCCCAAAGGTTGTGAGAATTATCTCTTCCCCTTCTTCCTTTGCCATGCGCATTATTTCCATCATTGTTGCAATGTCCTCGGCAGGAGTTATACAAACGGGACACCCTGGGCCGCTCATTACCTTAACGTTCTCCGGCAGAAGTGAGCGTATTCCACTCCTTGTTACCGTATCTTCATGCGTTCCACACACGTGCATTAACTTTACTTCCCTGCCTATCCTCTCTGCTTCTCGTTTTATTCCTTGGAGAATCTTCTGAGCTAGCTCTTTATCCTGAAAGATCGAAAGCTCCATGCTCACTCCTCCATAGCTTTCATGACCTCTTCCCAGGCTTTCAAGCTTTCCAAAGCAGCTTTCTCATCAAGTTTTTCAATGGCAAATCCAGTGTGGACTATAACGTAATCGCCAACTTTAACATCCTTCACGAAGTCTATGCGCGCTTCTCTCCTAACCCCGCCAAAATCAACTATTGCAACGTTATCCTTAATTTCAATTACTTTAGCCGGCATCGCCAGACACATTTTCTCCACCTAATCAAAACTTATAGAAGGGAGTTTTTAAACTCTTTTTAAACCATAGGTTGTTCACGAACCCGTGTATCATAGAAGCCCTATTTCAATCAGGGTCTTCTCTATGTCCCTAATGGCTTCTTCATCAAGGGGCAAAGCCGGCATTCTTGGATAGCCGACTTCAAGGCCAAGCATCCTCATAGCCTCTTTTATCGCACTTATCTGGTTGTACTTTTTGACAACAACCTCGTTGAGGTAGTTTATCATGATCTGCAGCTTTCTTGCCCTCTCATACCTCTTTTCAAGAAATGCGTTGTAGAGTTCAACGCAAAGTCTCGGGGCAACGTTTGCAACCGCAACAACCGCCCCATGTGCTCCTAAGACCCATGAGGGATACATAACATCCGCAGTCCCCGCTAAAATGCTTATCTTATCCCCAACTCTTCTTATAAGCTCTGTTATTCTTCCTATTGATCCGCTTGAGTCTTTTATTCCAACTATATTGGAATGCTCATTCACGAGCTTTTCAATGACTCCCAAATCTATGTTGATTGTGGTGAACTTTGGAACGTTATAGAGCAGAATTGGAGCTTCCACCTCGTAGGCAATTCGGGAGTAATGGGCGAAGAGCTCCCTTTTGTCAGGCTTGAAGTAGTAAGGCGGGGCTATTAAGAGGGCATCCACTCCGATATCCCAGGCTTCCTTTGCAAGCTTTATCGTTTCTCTGGTTGAATTTTCAGCGACACCGGCTATGACGGGGATTGGCGATTCTTCTCGAACAATCTTAAGAACCCTAAGCTTTTCTTCAAAACTTAGATATGGGAACTCTCCGTTGCTTCCCAAAGTTACCAAGCCGTTTAGTCCAGCATCTGCAAAATAGTGGACAAGCTCACGCAGCATTTCTTCGTTTATTTTCTCTTCATCGTCAAACGGGGTCACATGGGGGACAAAAACTCCTTCAAACATAGGCATCAATTTAAAAAGGGACTTTACCTAATTAAACCTTACGGTGAAAAGGGATGAGATGCTTGGTAATCGGACACCTAACCCACGATATCATAATAAAAAACGGAAGGAAAACTGAGGGAATTGGGGGAGGAGTTTATTATTCATCCCTTGCACTTTCAAAGTTCTGCGAGGTTGTAGTTTTGACTAAAGTTGGGAAGGACTTTCCGATTGAGTGGCTTGAAGAGCTCGAATCTTATGGAATATCCACGATAATAATCCCCTCCGAAAAAAGCACAACATATGAGCTCCTCTATCTAGGCGAAAACACCAGACAGCTTAAGCTCCTCTCCAGAGCGGATTCATTTACTCTTGATGAGATACCCAAGGAAAAGTTCGACCTCGTACTGCTAAACCCGGTCGCAAATGAAATCCCACAGGAAGCCCTAA comes from Thermococcus aggregans and encodes:
- a CDS encoding transposase, with the protein product MTKYHYLHPLLEEIKEGKAKLGGLFLFPDKLVLNFVKTVEYFEPRDWMSIDINLTNVTVLAGLTVYRFDTRELYHVHRVYEEKRQKIQKISAWNRRLSTELLKKYFGREKNRARDFLHKLSNKIVEIARENGWV
- a CDS encoding HypC/HybG/HupF family hydrogenase formation chaperone encodes the protein MCLAMPAKVIEIKDNVAIVDFGGVRREARIDFVKDVKVGDYVIVHTGFAIEKLDEKAALESLKAWEEVMKAMEE
- a CDS encoding Lrp/AsnC ligand binding domain-containing protein — encoded protein: MIEAFVLIIVKPGNEDKVYEKLKGTPQVKEIYKVYGEYDIIARIEVENIKELDHFHDEILRRINEIEMTETLIASSYRG
- a CDS encoding signal recognition particle protein Srp54, with translation MVLDKLGQSLNNALRKLARASSVDEALVREVVRDIQRALLTSDVNVRLVLDLTKKIEKRALEERPPAGVSKKEHIIKIVYEELTNFLGKEAKPIEIKEKPTVLLTVGIQGSGKTTSVAKLARYFQKHGYKVGLVCSDTWRPGAYSQLKQLVEPYGIEVFGNPEEKDAVKLAREGVEQFKKKGVDVIIVDSAGRHKEEKGLIEEMKQISEAINPHEVILVIDGTIGQQAYNQALAFKEATPIGSIIVTKLDGSAKGGGALSAVVATGAPIKFIGVGEKIDDLEPFDPKRFVSRLLGLGDIQGLLEKFEELSKETEFTEEDVEKFLKGKFSLKDMYAQLEAMRKMGPLQQILKMIPGLGYSIPDEVIKVSEERLKKFKVIMDSMTEEELENPEIINYSRIKRIARGSGTSTKDVKELLNQYKQMKKFFKGMDKRKLAKMARKFNFGGLGI
- a CDS encoding phosphoribosyltransferase family protein encodes the protein MSQIEAVKEKLRVIRILRLLKKSYTYEELSRITGLPITVLNRYVRGKVLPSTKRAKELIEILSPYVNLEEEVRKRIVFDKHGLFDNLKILSDTDLMSLIAENVASKYMEIDIDKILTAATDGIPLAVHIGNELGVDVVYAKKKKEVGVEKFYEVNYVSSSSGSVMTLYLPSWAIKKGDKVLIVDDVVRSGETQRALIEMCRQATATPVGMFFLISAGNAIDRIKEEYNIPVEVMVRL
- a CDS encoding MoaD/ThiS family protein, which codes for MIKIKVIGRKIEKELEYQEGMKVKDVLRAVGFNTESAIAKVNGKVALEDDPVKDNDYVEIIPVVSGG
- a CDS encoding Lrp/AsnC family transcriptional regulator, with product MMVDELDRKIISILQKDARLSYREIAKEVGVAVGTVYNRIKRLEEEGVILGFAPKLDYAKLGYDLTTIIGVKAQGKRIIDIEKEIAKDPHVVCVYDVTGEYDIIVIAKFKGREDMNKFVKKLLRIDGVEKTYTHVAMDIVKEDLTLKV
- a CDS encoding YkgJ family cysteine cluster protein, yielding MKKRWVATINLESLRVESDPSFRFKCLQCARCCMNLEVPLRDEDITRIEDIGFNAWEFVDYEKMFYRGDKFLGYGIKKRPFDDACVFLGEDGKCKIYPNRPLACKLYPFILVKHGFTIDVYVKEDSFCKGVNHPDGDPIDLDFVMRYFGEVISEYRQKMGISNHQNKPANLTI
- the hypD gene encoding hydrogenase formation protein HypD, with protein sequence MELSIFQDKELAQKILQGIKREAERIGREVKLMHVCGTHEDTVTRSGIRSLLPENVKVMSGPGCPVCITPAEDIATMMEIMRMAKEEGEEIILTTFGDMYKIPTAMGSFADLRSEGFDVRIVYSIYDSYKIALKEKDKLVVHFSPGFETTTAPAAGILKEAIDRGIENFKIYSVHRLTPPAVEALIKQGTVFDGLIDPGHVSTIIGVKGWEYITTEYGVPQVVAGFEPVDFLMGVFMLLRMIRKGEVKIENQYTRVVKYEGNVEAQKTIKALFDVVDAKWRALGVIPKSGLELKKEYKDYEIRTFYKVKPPELPDLEKGCICGAILRGLALPTQCPLFGKKCTPRNPVGPCMVSYEGTCQIFYKYGALF
- a CDS encoding IS200/IS605 family accessory protein TnpB-related protein, which produces MGIILEEILEDLNDIKERVLNGSKSLNRKLSKWNARELQRLIEYKARWFGVPVVYVNPRNSSRVCPACGGLANTPRGVVNEVFLWLY
- a CDS encoding MFS transporter, which translates into the protein MEVIEKAKFGKFHYILLAILGTVWAFIAVNTLSVSFVIPLLSKEPAFQGSLSKLGAMGSAALWGMLFGAWFFGIVADYIGRRNALAIAVSLFGLGSVVSSFANSLDQLIALRFIVGLGLGGALPVASSYFAEFMPAKIRGAMISILESFWAIGTIIIGIVAILLKASWRSILLFGGSVLVLLPLILWLPESPRFLALKGKTKEAEKVIERIFGRKAEVKVQESKQVKVTIIELWKKYGKTTLMLSIAWFSIAFAYYGFFIWLPKFLAATLEITVFKSFQYFIITAVAQLPGYWSAAYLLEKIGRKKTLSAYLLLSGLAGVMFYYYASSGNVYAILTSAVLFSFFNLGAWGAIYAYTPELYPTEIRGTGAGWAGGMGRIGGGLAPILAGKIMESSTVGVAVLVIAVISIVGALDVFVLGKETKGTELI
- a CDS encoding pyridoxal phosphate-dependent aminotransferase; translated protein: MIKASKRAMSIEYAIRDVVLPARELEKQGIKIIKLNIGDPVKFDFQPPEHMKKAYCEAIMEGHNYYGDSEGDRELREAIVEREKKKNGVDITPEDVQVTAAVTEALQFIFGALIDGGEEILIPGPSYPPYVGLVKFYGGVPKAYRTIEEEGWQPDIDDMRKKITDKTKAIAVINPNNPTGALYEKKTLKEIIDLAGEYDLPIISDEIYDLMTYEGKHVSPGSLTKDVPVIVMNGLSKIYFATGWRLGYMYFVDPENKLAEVREAIGKLARIRICPNTPAQKAAIAGLRGPMDYLEEYMAKLKERRDYIYKRLSEMPGISTQKPQGAFYIFPKIEEGPWKSDKEFVLDVLHNAHVLFVHGSGFGEGGEMHFRSIFLPPVPVLEEAMDNLEKFMKERLG